One Prunus dulcis chromosome 8, ALMONDv2, whole genome shotgun sequence DNA window includes the following coding sequences:
- the LOC117612289 gene encoding uncharacterized protein LOC117612289, whose protein sequence is MGCFLACFGSSKDKKRRIQRYRVQHRDHRYTSFEPVQSAVSFVSEVQETPISPVLEEVRDKPVEQLSLNARKKVTFDSNVKTYEHVPSNETSDPLLDTEESRKKEEGKILEKPCQSKSSSDDSSITSSSGSYPPNHRYQNCRDSDDEDEPLDSEDSDLDDEDEDDYYDDDGELEYEDEIVESNKGVSIPQISTEDFDSPMPIKPTGLNHNARDRSGYVHSVLNPVENLTQWKAVKAKGASLMKPQKENFTLDQEPRISFSSEPSLSFKSKADQHKKHLKNPHQEVAVDASLSNWLVSSEHTPVNKTSTIALDTGTPEKSMSHGSNSARSQEDRPILGALTVEELRQFSASSSPRKSPTRSPDEMPIIGTVGTYWNHSAPPAKGSSGASSYKGIPNTTSKYREDKRVNWHSTPFETRLERALNRGGAAEA, encoded by the exons ATGGGTTGCTTTCTTGCATGTTTTGGTTCTTCCAAAGACAAAAAACGCAGGATACAGAGGTACAGGGTTCAGCACCGTGACCAT AGATATACAAGTTTCGAGCCTGTTCAATCTGCTGTCTCTTTTGTATCGGAGGTTCAGGAAACTCCTATTAGCCCCGTATTAGAAGAAGTCCG GGATAAGCCAGTGGAGCAACTGAGCTTAAATGCTAGAAAGAAAGTAACTTTTGATTCTAATGTCAAAACCTACGAGCATGTCCCAAGCAACGAGACCTCGGATCCTTTATTGGATACTGAAGAGAGtaggaagaaggaagagggGAAGATTTTGGAAAAACCATGCCAATCCAAGTCTTCCTCTGACGATAGTTCGATCACTTCGAGCTCAGGGTCATACCCTCCTAATCATAGGTACCAGAATTGCAGGGAtagtgatgatgaagatgaaccATTAGACTCTGAAGACAGTGAtcttgatgatgaagatgaggatgaTTACTATGACGATGATGGGGAACTAGAGTACGAAGATGAAATTGTAGAATCGAATAAAGGGGTTTCTATACCTCAGATAAGTACTGAGGATTTTGATAGTCCAATGCCAATAAAACCAACTGGTTTGAACCACAATGCACGTGATAGGAGTGGTTATGTTCATTCCGTGCTAAACCCTGTTGAAAATCTTACACAGTGGAAAGCTGTCAAAGCCAAAGGGGCATCACTAATGAAGCCTCAGAAAGAGAATTTCACACTGGATCAAGAGCCCCGGATTTCATTCAGTTCGGAACCAAGTTTGAGCTTCAAATCCAAAGCTGATCAACACAAGAAGCATTTGAAGAATCCTCACCAAGAAGTGGCAGTTGATGCTAGCCTCTCAAACTGGTTGGTTTCATCAGAACATACACCTGTTAACAAGACTAGCACAATTGCTTTGGACACTGGCACACCCGAGAAAAGCATGTCCCACGGATCAAACTCAGCGAGAAGCCAAGAAGATAGACCAATTTTAGGTGCATTAACTGTTGAAGAGCTCAGACAGTTTTCAGCTTCCTCTTCACCAAGGAAGTCGCCAACTAGAAGTCCCGACGAGATGCCCATAATAGGGACTGTTGGAACCTACTGGAATCACTCAGCTCCTCCTGCCAAGGGTTCTTCTGGTGCTTCTTCTTACAAAGGAATACCAAATACCACCAGCAAATACAGAGAG GATAAAAGAGTGAATTGGCATTCTACCCCATTTGAGACAAGGTTGGAAAGGGCTTTGAATAGAGGGGGTGCTGCTGAAGCTTAG
- the LOC117638649 gene encoding probable leucine-rich repeat receptor-like protein kinase At1g35710, whose translation MKKSERLICFVLLFCLLEAIHAQTEAEALLNWKISLRSSSLTSWTLTSSRSSPCNWTGIQCNEAGSIVEINLVDSGLDGTLNRFDFSAFPNLSSLNLNYNNLVGEIPVGIGNATKLTLLDLGSNNFTNPIPPEIGNLLELQILLLYNNSFTGQIPYQLSNLQKVWNLSLGANYLENPDNVRFKGMASLTDLWLYYNNLVEVPSFVSECPKLISLDLSLNLITGQVPVQLLTGLKNLEYLNLTQNSFEGQIPAGIKNFSKLRHLRLGINMLNGTIPDEIGFLLNLEVLELQENLFQGPIPSSIGNLQMLQNLNLHSAGLNSSIPKELSSCVNLTFLDLSKNNLTGSLPLSMAFLTMIKQLAISDNQLSGELHSSLLLNWTELVSLQLPNNKLSGVIPHEIGSLQKLNYLYLYENQFSGLLPPEIGNLSNLLELQMSTNSFTGTIPSTIGNLSKLVKLGLYGNQLSGNLPPEIGRMENLEELDFSFNKLQGSLPSSITSLQKITIFYVTSNNLSGSIPQDFGPTLLRNVSFSANNFSGKLPPGICNGGNLVYIAANYNKLVGPIPGSLRNCTGLNRVRLEQNLLNGNVTDAFGVYPNLEFIDLGYNQLYGVLSSNWEKCTNLSDFRIPSNMISGNIPPGLGKLPNMQNLDLSDNQLTGRIPVELFGPSSLLLKLNVSNNQLSDGIPAKIGALVKLQYLDFSANNLSGPIPEELGNCQELLYLQLSRNRLNGTMPFQLGNLLALQYLLDLSQNSITGKITPQIGNLIKLEILNLSHNHLSGSIPNGLQYLQSLQDVDVSYNNLEGPLPENQAFRKAPAKSLAGNPGLCGEKRQGLSPCNAESSTKNQDKNNRRKLIIAIATSVAALALLLTLVGVYIMLCRRSRANQHKKDNNIEGRSTFSVWNYMKRVDFKDIVAVTENFNDNYCIGRGGQGSVYKATLPTGDIFAVKRFQPFDESENPKENQMKNFMAEMHALTEIRHRNIIKLYGFSSYNGSMYFVYEYVERGSLNKVIQEEKEGQISNWEIRLKIIRGVAHALSYLHHDCSPRIVHRDITGNNILLDIDLEPKISDFGTARLLGENESNWTVPVGSYGYMAPELASTMKVTEKCDVYSFGVVSLELLMGKHPQELLLSLQSGEDIDMLLTDVLDKRPAPPAGPFEQSLVLATSLSLACIHENPISRPTMHQVAAQLSAASTHMSPPASFHTLTLRNLMDML comes from the exons ATGAAGAAATCAGAGAgacttatttgttttgttcttctgTTCTGTCTTCTTGAAGCAATCCATGCACAAACTGAAGCAGAAGCTCTGCTAAACTGGAAAATCAGTTTAAGGTCTTCTTCTTTAACATCATGGACTCTCACTAGCAGCAGAAGCAGTCCTTGCAACTGGACTGGAATTCAGTGCAATGAAGCTGGCAGCATTGTTGAAATAAATTTGGTGGATTCAGGCCTTGATGGAACACTCAACAGGTTCGACTTCTCTGCCTTTCCTAATCTCTCTTCCCTCAATCTCAATTACAACAATCTTGTGGGAGAAATCCCAGTTGGGATTGGGAATGCAACAAAGCTCACTTTACTTGATCTGGGAAGTAACAACTTCACAAACCCGATTCCCCCGGAGATAGGGAACCTCTTAGAACTCcaaattcttcttctctaCAACAATTCATTCACAGGTCAAATCCCATATCAACTTAGTAACCTACAAAAAGTTTGGAATCTCAGTTTAGGAGCAAACTATTTAGAGAATCCTGATAATGTTCGGTTTAAGGGGATGGCATCTTTAACAGACCTTTGGCTCTACTATAACAATTTGGTGGAGGTTCCCTCATTTGTCTCAGAATGTCCAAAGCTAATATCTCTAGATTTGTCCCTCAATCTGATCACAGGTCAGGTTCCAGTGCAACTACTGACAGGTCTTAAGAACCTTGAGTACCTAAACCTGACCCAGAATTCATTTGAGGGACAAATTCCTGCAGGTATTAAGAATTTTTCTAAACTTCGACACCTGAGGTTGGGAATAAACATGCTGAATGGTACTATACCAGATGAAATTGGGTTCTTGTTGAACCTCGAAGTGCTTGAACTGCAAGAAAATTTGTTCCAGGGACCAATACCATCCTCAATAGGAAATCTGCAGATGCTTCAGAATTTGAATCTTCATAGTGCAGGCCTGAATTCCAGCATCCCGAAAGAACTTAGTTCCTGTGTGAACCTTACTTTTCTTGATCTATCTAAAAACAACCTTACTGGTTCTTTGCCTCTTTCCATGGCCTTCTTAACAATGATCAAACAGCTGGCAATTTCAGATAATCAGTTATCTGGTGAACTCCATTCATCCCTTTTATTGAATTGGACAGAACTCGTTTCGTTGCAACTCCCAAATAACAAACTGTCTGGAGTCATTCCTCATGAAATTGGTTCACTCCAAAAGCTCAATTATCTCTATCTTTATGAAAACCAGTTTTCAGGTCTCTTGCCTCCAGAAATAGGAAATTTGTCAAATTTGTTAGAGCTTCAAATGTCCACCAATTCTTTCACCGGTACCATCCCTTCAACCATTGGAAATTTATCTAAGCTTGTCAAATTAGGCCTTTATGGAAACCAGCTCAGTGGAAACCTTCCTCCTGAAATAGGAAGGATGGAAAACTTAGAAGAACTGGACTTCAGCTTCAACAAGTTGCAGGGATCTTTGCCTTCATCAATAACCAGCTTGCAAAAAATTACCATATTCTATGTTACATCTAACAACTTGTCAGGAAGCATTCCTCAAGATTTTGGTCCCACTCTTTTGAGAAATGTGAGTTTCTCCGCAAACAATTTCTCGGGAAAGCTTCCACCTGGAATTTGTAATGGAGGGAACCTTGTTTACATAGCAGCCAACTATAACAAACTAGTGGGACCTATTCCAGGAAGTCTTAGGAACTGTACAGGATTGAACCGAGTCCGGCTGGAGCAGAACCTTCTCAATGGAAATGTCACAGATGCATTTGGCGTATACCCGAATCTGGAATTTATTGACTTGGGATATAACCAACTCTATGGTGTTTTGTCATCCAACTGGGAAAAATGTACAAATCTCTCAGACTTCCGGATACCTTCCAACATGATATCAGGTAACATCCCACCAGGGCTGGGAAAACTACCAAATATGCAAAATCTCGACCTTTCTGATAATCAACTTACTGGGAGAATCCCCGTGGAGCTATTCGGTCCCTCTTCGCTTCTACTCAAACTTAATGTGAGCAACAATCAGCTTTCAGATGGGATACCAGCAAAAATTGGAGCATTGGTAAAGCTGCAGTACTTGGATTTTTCAGCAAACAATTTAAGTGGACCAATACCAGAAGAGCTTGGGAACTGCCAGGAACTTTTATACTTGCAGCTGAGTAGAAATAGACTAAATGGCACAATGCCATTTCAGCTAGGAAATCTTTTGGCGTTGCAGTATCTCCTAGACCTCAGTCAAAATTCAATCACAGGAAAGATAACCCCACAAATTGggaatttaataaaattagaaatattGAATCTTTCTCACAATCATCTCTCTGGTTCAATACCTAATGGTCTTCAGTATCTACAAAGTCTTCAAGATGTTGACGTGTCATATAATAATCTTGAAGGTCCTCTCCCCGAGAATCAGGCATTTCGAAAAGCTCCAGCAAAGTCATTGGCAGGCAACCCTGGTCTGTGTGGAGAGAAGAGACAAGGACTGAGCCCCTGCAATGCAGAGTCTTCAACAAAAAACCAAGACAAAAACAACAGAAGGAAATTGATTATTGCCATAGCTACGTCAGTGGCTGCTTTAGCCCTTCTATTAACTTTGGTTGGGGTTTACATTATGTTATGTCGTCGATCAAGGGCTAATCAACATAAAAAGGACAATAATATAGAAGGAAGATCCACATTTTCTGTATGGAATTACATGAAGAGAGTTGATTTTAAAGACATAGTTGCTGTTACGGAGAATTTCAATGACAATTATTGCATAGGAAGGGGTGGACAAGGAAGCGTGTACAAAGCAACGCTACCTACAGGTGACATCTTTGCTGTGAAGCGTTTTCAACCATTTGATGAAAGTGAAAATCCCAAGGAAAACCAGATGAAGAACTTCATGGCTGAAATGCATGCACTCACTGAAATCCGACACCGAAATATTATCAAACTGTATGGATTCAGCTCCTACAATGGCTCCATGTATTTCGTGTACGAGTATGTAGAAAGGGGTAGCTTGAACAAGGTAATTCAGGAGGAGAAGGAGGGACAGATTTCGAACTGGGAAATCCGGTTAAAGATTATCAGAGGAGTGGCACATGCACTTTCTTACCTGCACCACGACTGTTCCCCAAGAATAGTGCACCGAGACATAACAGGAAATAACATACTATTAGACATAGACTTGGAGCCCAAGATATCGGATTTTGGAACAGCAAGGTTGCTGGGAGAGAATGAGTCTAACTGGACAGTTCCTGTTGGCTCATACGGTTACATGGCACCAG AGCTTGCTTCTACAATGAAGGTGACAGAGAAGTGTGACGTGTACAGTTTCGGCGTAGTTTCTTTAGAGCTACTCATGGGAAAGCACCCTCAGGAACTCCTCCTAAGTCTGCAATCTGGAGAAGACATAGACATGCTCTTAACTGATGTCCTTGACAAGAGGCCTGCACCACCTGCTGGTCCATTTGAACAAAGTCTGGTCTTAGCTACCAGCCTCTCATTGGCTTGCATTCATGAAAATCCCATTTCTCGACCCACCATGCATCAAGTGGCTGCTCAACTCTCAGCAGCATCCACACATATGTCTCCACCTGCATCTTTCCATACGCTCACATTAAGGAACTTGATGGATATGTTGTAG
- the LOC117638647 gene encoding LRR receptor-like serine/threonine-protein kinase GSO1, whose protein sequence is MEGGVFSAQSHKPNYLLLLLHIFLLALLPFKAISSPKTQAEALLTWKNTIASATPFLTSWSLTNLNNLCNWYAIVCDQSSEQVSQIDLSNFDISATLTHFNFTPFLKLTQFNLSGNYFTGPIPSSIGQLRKLQYLDLSYNSLNSLIPSELGFCTNLTHLNLTFNQLEGKIPSSIGQLRELKYLDLQMNFLNSSIPSELGLCTSLTYLDLTFNHLEGKIPSSIGQLRELKHLDLSYNSLNSSIPSELGLCTNLTYLALASNHLEGKIPSSIGQLRELKYLGLQNNSLNSSIPSELGLCTNLTYLDLASNFFSGELPVSLSKLTNIVGLDLYENSFTGPLLPSLVSNWTEIFSLRLQNNTFGGNIPAEIGLLTKLKVLYLFQNKFTASIPSGIGNLKDLIDLDLSGNQLSGPIPSSIGQLRELTYLYLGENYLNSSIPSELGLCTNLTDLYLTSNHLEGKIPPSIGQLRELHYLDLQMNSLDSSIPSELGLCTSLTYLDLTSNHLEGKIPSSIGQLRELKHLDLSYNSLNSSIPSELGFCTNLTILILTSNHLEGKIPSSIGQLRELQYLDLHMNSLDSSIPSELGLCTSLTYLDLASNHLEGKIPPSIGQLRKIQHLDLSNNSLSSSIPSELGFCTSLTYLDLSRNQLSGSIPLTLCNLANVPTLNLSNNNLNGPFQPETCFPFVGNHDFSNNNWTQDVQKAPDDTSVGNSGLCGDARGLTRACNSKKNNNKVIIGVLVPVCSISVVAITIALILMFHKKTKCALKKINSTAQNFENFESMILQEEVKFTFGEVVKAIDDFHEKYCIGRRGFGRVYKAELPSGQVVAVKRLNMSDSNDIPAINLQSFENEIRTLTNLRHRNIIQLYGFCSRRECIFLLYEYLERGSLGKALYGVEGVTELGWATRVKVVKGLAHALSYLHHDCSPPIVHRDVTVNNVLLESDFEARLSDFGTARPISANSSNWTHIVGSFGYMAPELALTMRVTDKCDVYSFGVVALEVMMGRHPGDLLESQLSKSSQSMKKDNAELFLKDLLDQRLEAPSNELARAVVIVMSLALACICTRPGSRPTMLYVAQKLSARSLPSLPEPFGILTINKLMGI, encoded by the exons ATGGAAGGAGGAGTTTTCTCTGCTCAGAGTCACAAGCCtaattatcttcttcttctccttcatatTTTCCTGCTTGCTTTGCTTCCATTCAAGGCCATTTCATCACCAAAAACACAGGCAGAAGCTTTGCTAACTTGGAAGAACACCATTGCTTCTGCAACACCTTTTCTCACTTCATGGTCCCTCACTAACCTCAACAATCTTTGCAACTGGTATGCCATTGTTTGTGACCAGAGCAGCGAACAAGTTTCCCAAATTGACCTCTCCAACTTCGACATCTCTGCAACGCTAACCCATTTCAACTTCACCCCATTTCTCAAGCTCACCCAATTCAACCTTAGTGGCAACTATTTCACAGGGCCAATTCCATCCTCCATAGGCCAACTCAGAAAGCTTCAGTACCTTGATCTTAGTTACAATTCCTTAAATTCTTTAATCCCTTCTGAGCTTGGTTTTTGTACCAACCTCACCCACTTGAACCTGACTTTCAATCAACTTGAAGGGAAAATTCCATCCTCTATAGGCCAACTCAGGGAGCTTAAATACCTTGATcttcaaatgaattttttaaactcTTCAATCCCTTCTGAGCTTGGTCTTTGTACCAGCCTCACCTACTTGGACCTGACTTTTAATCACCTTGAAGGGAAAATTCCATCCTCCATAGGCCAACTCAGAGAGCTCAAGCACCTTGATCTTAGTTACAATTCCTTAAATTCTTCAATCCCATCAGAGCTTGGTCTTTGTACCAACCTCACCTACTTAGCCCTGGCTTCCAATCACCTTGAAGGGAAAATTCCATCCTCTATAGGCCAACTCAGGGAGCTCAAATACCTTGgtcttcaaaacaattcttTGAACTCTTCAATCCCGTCTGAGCTTGGTCTTTGTACCAACCTCACCTACTTGGACCTGGCTTCCAATTTCTTCAGTGGGGAACTGCCTGTGTCCTTGTCCAAGCTTACCAATATTGTTGGATTGGATTTATATGAGAATTCATTTACTGGTCCACTGTTGCCTTCTCTGGTTTCCAATTGGACTGAAATATTCTCTTTACGACTTCAAAACAACACCTTCGGCGGGAATATTCCAGCAGAAATTGGGCTTTTGACAAAACTCAAGGTCCTTTATCTGTTCCAAAACAAGTTCACTGCCTCGATTCCCTCAGGGATTGGAAACTTGAAAGATTTGATAGATTTGGATCTTTCTGGAAACCAGCTATCAGGGCCAATTCCATCCTCTATAGGCCAACTCAGGGAGCTTACCTACCTTTATCTCGGAGAGAATTACTTAAACTCTTCAATCCCTTCTGAGCTTGGTCTTTGTACCAACCTCACCGACTTGTACCTGACTTCCAATCACCTTGAAGGGAAAATTCCACCTTCTATAGGCCAACTCAGGGAACTTCATTACCTTGATCTTCAAATGAATTCCTTGGATTCTTCAATCCCATCTGAGCTTGGTCTTTGTACCAGCCTCACCTACTTGGACCTGACTTCCAATCACCTTGAAGGGAAAATTCCATCCTCCATAGGCCAACTCAGAGAGCTCAAGCACCTTGATCTTAGTTACAATTCCTTAAATTCTTCAATCCCTTCTGAGCTTGGTTTTTGTACCAACCTCACCATCTTGATCCTGACTTCCAATCACCTTGAAGGGAAAATTCCATCCTCTATAGGACAACTCAGGGAGCTTCAGTACCTTGATCTTCACATGAATTCCTTGGATTCTTCAATCCCATCTGAGCTTGGTCTATGTACCAGCCTCACCTACTTGGACCTGGCTTCCAATCACCTTGAAGGGAAGATTCCGCCTTCTATAGGCCAACTCAGAAAGATCCAGCACCTTGATCTTAGTAACAATTCCTTAAGTTCTTCAATCCCTTCTGAGCTTGGTTTTTGTACCAGCCTGACCTACTTGGATCTTTCGAGAAACCAGCTCTCTGGGTCAATTCCTCTAACACTATGCAACCTTGCAAATGTTCCGACCTTAAATCTTTCCAACAACAATCTCAATGGCCCATTTCAGCCAGAGACTTGCTTCCCATTTGTGGggaatcatgatttttctaATAACAATTGGACACAGGATGTCCAAAAAGCCCCCGACGATACTTCTGTCGGAAACTCTGGCTTGTGTGGAGATGCTAGGGGCCTAACTAGAGCGTgcaattccaaaaaaaataacaacaaagTTATAATTGGTGTCCTTGTACCTGTTTGTAGTATATCAGTGGTTGCAATTACAATTGCTCTGATTCTTATGTTCCATAAGAAAACCAAGTGTGCACTTAAGAAAATCAATAGTACTGCCCAAAACTTTGAGAATTTTGAGTCAATGATATTGCAAGAAGAAGTAAAATTTACGTTTGGGGAAGTTGTAAAGGCCATAGACGATTTTCATGAGAAGTACTGCATTGGAAGAAGAGGATTTGGAAGGGTCTACAAGGCAGAGTTGCCATCAGGTCAAGTTGTTGCAGTTAAGAGGCTTAACATGTCAGACTCTAACGACATTCCGGCAATCAATCTCCAAAGTTTTGAGAATGAAATTCGAACTTTAACAAATCTCCGGCATAGGAACATCATTCAGCTATACGGGTTCTGTTCAAGGAGGGAATGCATCTTCTTGCTCTATGAATATTTAGAGAGAGGCAGCCTGGGAAAGGCATTGTATGGGGTTGAAGGGGTAACAGAACTTGGATGGGCTACAAGGGTCAAAGTTGTGAAAGGATTAGCTCATGCACTTTCTTACTTGCACCATGACTGCTCTCCACCAATTGTGCACCGTGATGTAACTGTCAACAATGTATTGCTGGAGTCAGATTTCGAAGCCCGACTTTCTGATTTTGGAACAGCAAGACCGATCAGTGCTAATTCATCCAACTGGACCCATATTGTTGGCTCATTTGGCTACATGGCACCAG AGCTTGCATTGACAATGCGAGTCACGGATAAGTGTGATGTGTATAGCTTTGGAGTGGTGGCGCTGGAAGTTATGATGGGAAGGCACCCAGGGGATCTGCTAGAATCCCAGCTATCAAAATCATCACAATCAATGAAGAAGGACAATGCAGAGTTGTTTTTGAAGGATTTGTTAGACCAAAGGCTGGAGGCTCCAAGCAATGAATTAGCAAGGGCAGTGGTGATTGTGATGAGTTTAGCCTTGGCTTGTATATGTACACGTCCCGGGTCTCGACCTACAATGCTTTATGTAGCACAAAAACTATCAGCTCGTAGTCTGCCTTCCCTTCCTGAACCATTTGGCATACTAACCATCAACAAGCTGATGGggatataa
- the LOC117638648 gene encoding CDT1-like protein a, chloroplastic yields the protein MSSLGTFKSQTPRSREKKALNPKPQILGNETLSTKTPQKSEKFSGRARNGNVALSIGDIRRAATKSLSESSQKRWTDQIDSWPDESPKKKRVGRSEKLPEKYEILSEFLNGLDTSIRLLRLRGLKPSFTNICPQIECLTDRRFTCGHLAQLKFVLPEVIDIKKVLVKDERTSCLKPDLHVTINVDALERDNKAKSEGGGSMHLRKTFHKRLADISKSHPEDYEIPEETLPQPFDIRKQDMQSDTGKLPFSSSPGDKLTDVHTVEQPAVSTSCLQGDEVPESNLNTVCSVGERSTCASLYGQVPRYVLRQLGPINNGCSNSPLAHRRCSPTDLFGGKQRVTRECQLIFPARDPAKYRKTPNGHCILFFFFSVRLLTRKISPYDRFQISQFYLISAMSSLGTFKSQTPRSREKKSLNPKPQILGNETLSTKTPQKSEKFSGRARNGNVALSIGDIRRAATKSLSESSQKRWTDQIDSWPDESPKKKRVGRSEKLPEKYEILSEFLNGLDTSIRLLRLRGLKPSFTNICPQIECLTDRRFTCGHLAQLKFVLPEVIDIKKVLVKDERTSCLKPDLHVTINVDALERDNKAKSEGGGSMHLRKTFHKRLADISKSHPEDYEIPEETLPQPFDIRKQDMQSDTGKLPFSSSPGDKLTDVHTVEQPAVSTSCLQGDEVPESNLNTVCSVGERSTCASLYGQVPVTPTKDIDPIENDDRLPTQSDSIQSTPAKLASTPARLMADTPALHRPKRCYMSPDDNSTSSLNKLVRRPPRSRSLKFDTPVKNKIVEDEVPDMGGASIDTDSLDILPEDLLQSIREKERKAIEEQNPAISEAKRRRQMISSLPKLFNMIHFLLQSMNRSVITKEELVHKLIWTNFDIVDRKEVQEQLKLLLELVPDWISEKQLSSEADLIMIHINKMSDPESIRARLEEAK from the exons ATGAGTTCCTTAGGAACCTTCAAATCCCAGACACCCAGAAGCCGAGAAAAGAAAGCCCTAAACCCAAAGCCCCAAATCTTAGGCAATGAGACACTGAGCACCAAAACCCCTCAGAAATCCGAAAAATTCTCTGGACGAGCACGAAACGGCAACGTCGCGCTCTCCATCGGCGACATCAGAAGAGCCGCCACCAAAAGCCTCAGCGAGTCGAGCCAGAAGCGATGGACGGACCAGATCGATTCTTGGCCCGACGAAAGCCCAAAGAAGAAACGCGTCGGCCGCTCCGAGAAGCTACCGGAAAA ATATGAAATATTGAGTGAGTTTTTGAATGGCTTGGACACTTCGATTCGGTTGTTGCGGTTGAGGGGTTTGAAGCCCAGTTTTACCAATATTTGCCCCCAAATCGAGTGTTTGACGGATAG GAGGTTTACATGTGGTCACTTGGCTCAGCTGAAGTTTGTTTTACCTGAGGTGATTGATATAAAGAAAGTTCTTGTTAAGGATGAGAGAACCAGTTGTTTGAAGCCTGATCTTCATGTCACCATCAATGTTGATGCACTAGAGAGAGATAACAAGGCGAAATCTGAAGGTGGTGGGAGTATGCATTTGAGGAAGACGTTCCACAAACGGCTTGCAGATATTTCAAAATCCCATCCTGAG GATTATGAAATTCCAGAAGAAACTTTGCCTCAGCCATTCGATATTAGGAAGCAAGATATGCAATCAGATACAGGCAAGCTTCCCTTTTCATCATCTCCTGGTGACAAATTGACTGATGTACACACAGTTGAGCAGCCAGCAGTGTCAACAAGCTGCCTTCAGGGTGATGAAGTTCCAGAATCAAACCTCAATACAGTTTGCTCTGTTGGGGAAAGGAGTACTTGTGCTTCATTGTATGGGCAAGTGCCT AGATATGTTTTGAGACAACttg GCCCAATAAACAACGGGTGTTCCAATAGCCCACTAGCCCACAGAAGATGCTCGCCAACGGATCTATTTGGCGGGAAGCAACGGGTCACGCGAGAGTGCCAGCTCATCTTTCCCGCCAGAGACCCCGCTAAATACCGGAAAACCCCGAATGGCCATTGCatcttattcttcttcttctctgtgaGACTGTTAACCCGCAAAATCTCACCTTACGATCGATTCCAAATCTCGCAGTTCTATTTGATCTCTGCAATGAGTTCCTTAGGAACCTTCAAATCCCAGACACCCAGAAGCCGAGAAAAGAAATCCCTAAACCCAAAGCCCCAAATCTTAGGCAATGAGACACTGAGCACCAAAACCCCTCAGAAATCCGAAAAATTCTCTGGACGAGCACGAAACGGCAACGTCGCGCTCTCCATCGGCGACATCAGAAGAGCCGCCACCAAAAGCCTCAGCGAGTCGAGCCAGAAGCGATGGACGGACCAGATCGATTCTTGGCCCGACGAAAGCCCAAAGAAGAAACGCGTCGGCCGCTCCGAGAAGCTACCGGAAAA ATATGAAATATTGAGTGAGTTTTTGAATGGCTTGGACACTTCGATTCGGTTGTTGCGGTTGAGGGGTTTGAAGCCCAGTTTTACCAATATTTGCCCCCAAATCGAGTGTTTGACGGATAG GAGGTTTACATGTGGTCACTTGGCTCAGCTGAAGTTTGTTTTACCTGAGGTGATTGATATAAAGAAAGTTCTTGTTAAGGATGAGAGAACCAGTTGTTTGAAGCCTGATCTTCATGTCACCATCAATGTTGATGCACTAGAGAGAGATAACAAGGCGAAATCTGAAGGTGGTGGGAGTATGCATTTGAGGAAGACGTTCCACAAACGGCTTGCAGATATTTCAAAATCCCATCCTGAG GATTATGAAATTCCAGAAGAAACTTTGCCTCAGCCATTCGATATTAGGAAGCAAGATATGCAATCAGATACAGGCAAGCTTCCCTTTTCATCATCTCCTGGTGACAAATTGACTGATGTACACACAGTTGAGCAGCCAGCAGTGTCAACAAGCTGCCTTCAGGGTGATGAAGTTCCAGAATCAAACCTCAATACAGTTTGCTCTGTTGGGGAAAGGAGTACTTGTGCTTCATTGTATGGGCAAGTGCCTGTAACTCCAACCAAAGACATAGACCCCATAGAAAATGATGATAGGTTGCCCACACAAAGTGATAGCATTCAGTCGACTCCAGCAAAGCTTGCTTCAACTCCAGCTAGGTTAATGGCTGACACGCCTGCATTGCACCGACCAAAGCGATGTTATATGAGCCCTGATGATAATTCTACTAGCTCACTGAACAAGTTGGTTAGGCGTCCTCCACGCTCCAGGTCTTTGAAATTTGACACTCCTGtgaagaataaaattgttgAGGATGAAGTTCCTGATATGGGCGGTGCATCAATCGATACTGACAGCCTCGATATTCTTCCAGAGGATCTTTTGCAATCG ATTAGAGAAAAGGAGAGGAAGGCAATAGAGGAGCAAAATCCAGCCATCTCAGAAGCGAAGAGGCGGCGCCAGATGATTTCCAGCCTGCCTAAGCTCTTCAATATGATTCATTTCCTATTGCAGTCTATGAACCGTTCCGTTATCACAAAAGAGGAGCTTGTTCACAAGCTAATCTGGACCAATTTTGATATTGTTGACAGAA AGGAAGTTCAAGAGCAGCTAAAATTGTTGCTAGAGCTGGTTCCCGATTGGATTTCCGAGAAACAGTTATCATCTGAAGCTGATTTGATTATGATCCA CATTAATAAAATGTCAGATCCCGAGTCCATACGTGCAAGGCTTGAGGAAGCAAAGTGA